The genomic DNA TTTTTGGCAGAGTTCACACCAGTAAGATATTCTTATTCAAACTTTCATTTGTcatttttctatataaaataattgactATCATGTATTTTTAGTCAACAGTGGCTGTTAGATAAACAAGACCTAGTACGAGAACGACAACACGATCTTTCTATTTTAACCGAAGAAgaatatcaaaaattatttatatttttctctaattgtaagttaaatattaatcactcaaaaatattgtacatactattatttatataacaatTTCTACTTTTTTAGTAATACAAGTGTTAGGGGAACAATTGAAACTCAGGCAACAAGTAATAGCCACAGCAACagtttattttaaaagattCTATGCCCGCAATAGTCTAAAATGTATAGATCCTTTGTTGCTTGCACCTACATCAGTTTTCCTGGCTTCAAAAGTAGAAGAATTTGGAGTTATTTCTAGTCATAGATTAGTTACAACTTGTCAGACTGTAGGtatgtatttatattaataaactgAACCAAAGTTGTATATTAATCTGTTTAATATTCTTTCAGTGAAAACTAAATTCAATTATGCGTATTCACAAGAATTTCCCTATCGAACAAATCATATTTTGGAATGTGAATTTTATCTTCTGGAACATTTAGATTGTTGTTTAATTGTATATCAACCATATcgtcctttattaattcttATTCAAGATGTGGGCCCTGATGAACAGTTATTGACACTTGCTTGGCGTATTATTAATGATAGTTTGCGTACTGATGTTTGTTTACTATATCCACCATATCAAATTGCTATTGGTAATAACTTTTTACAGGTTGTTAAAATTTTGTGTTATTGTTGTAtactaattgaaaatatttataggtTGTTTGCAAATTGCTTGTGTTATACTGCAAAAGGATCTTAAATCGTGGTTTGCTGAGTTAAATGCTGATATGGAAAAAATTCAGGAAATCGCgcgttatattataaatttatacgaATTATGGAAAACGtatgatgaaaaaaaagaaattcaaggtTTGCTATCTAAAATGCCAAAACCAAAAGCAGCTCCACAGCGCTGACAACAAGCTCTTTTATCATCTAATATCTGGGACTGATGTTTATTTTTGTTGAATAAGTACAAGCTATAATTTGgtgttcatttttatattttaaataaatatgctAATGCCTGTAATTAtaggaattaaaaaatgattttctttttaaaatactatGTAAATAGTTTACTTTATttcttatacaaaattattcCATACTGAAATTAACTAAAATACTTAATAAGTTACATATCTTACAAATatggaaatgaaattctaaatatTCTTGTACTAACTGGAACCCTTGGAATatcttttccaaaattttttcaCATCATCGTGACCCGCCTTTGTGACTACCATAGTCCTTTTCctaaataatacaaatatcaATTACTGCAACA from Osmia lignaria lignaria isolate PbOS001 chromosome 15, iyOsmLign1, whole genome shotgun sequence includes the following:
- the CycC gene encoding cyclin C, producing the protein MAGNFWQSSHHQQWLLDKQDLVRERQHDLSILTEEEYQKLFIFFSNLIQVLGEQLKLRQQVIATATVYFKRFYARNSLKCIDPLLLAPTSVFLASKVEEFGVISSHRLVTTCQTVVKTKFNYAYSQEFPYRTNHILECEFYLLEHLDCCLIVYQPYRPLLILIQDVGPDEQLLTLAWRIINDSLRTDVCLLYPPYQIAIGCLQIACVILQKDLKSWFAELNADMEKIQEIARYIINLYELWKTYDEKKEIQGLLSKMPKPKAAPQR